A genomic stretch from Schistosoma haematobium chromosome 2, whole genome shotgun sequence includes:
- the TMX1 gene encoding Thioredoxin- transmembrane protein 1 (EggNog:ENOG410V785~COG:O~SECRETED:SignalP(1-19)), which produces MEILKHVLGFLVFLKFCSPYVIQLNSTNWKQMLDGEWLVKFHAPWCPACRQFSPIWQQLSDDSSINAFVADVDVTESPVLSFIFFVKRLPTVYHVKNGLFRIYDGARTLDDLRVYVKSEKYETETPLPWYYSPASFHMHIFIRFMDLGIFITNTHQAFLDAGYSNWMSFLIIGLSTIFSGLFIGIILVLIFDCFFPPRPQILRFIRKPKKVEESLQYETEKSRSNVHDDDVSEENVDDEITETRQRKVDNNEVHDS; this is translated from the exons ATGGAAATCCTTAAACACGTTTTGGGGTTTTTGGTTTTCTTAAAGTTCTGTTCACCTTATGTTATTCAATTGAATTCAACAAATTGGAAACAAATGTTAGATGGTGAATGGCTTGTAAAATT CCATGCTCCTTGGTGTCCAGCTTGTCGACAGTTTTCACCAATTTGGCAACAACTCTCTGATGATAGTTCAATCAATGCTTTTGTCGCAGATGTTGATGTAACAGAAAGTCCTGTCCTTAGTTTCATATTTTTTGTCAAGCGATTACCAACTGTCTACCA TGTAAAAAATGGCCTATTCAGAATATACGACGGGGCAAGAACTCTTGATGATCTCAGAGTTTATGTGAAATCTGAAAAATATGAAACTGAAACACCTTTACCATGGTATTACTCACCAGCATCTTTTCA TATGCATATTTTCATACGTTTCATGGATCTTGGCATTTTCATTACG AATACTCATCAAGCATTTTTAGATGCTGGTTATAGTAATTGGATGTCATTTTTGATCATTGGTCTATCGACTATATTTTCCGGACTATTCATTGGAATT atacttgtattgatttttgattgttttttcCCACCGCGTCCACAAATCCTAAGATTCATTAGGAAACCTAAAAAGGTGGAAGAATCT TTACAGTATGAAACAGAAAAATCCAGGTCTAATGTTCACGATGACGATGTATCAGAGGAAAATGTAGATGATGAGATTACGGAAACCCGTCAAAGGAAGGTCGATAATAATGAAGTTCATGATTCATAA
- the RASSF5_1 gene encoding Ras association (RalGDS AF-6) domain member, variant 3: MIGPYLLEMMLEVKKAFISFLRMNNDSSPSDPLQTTCSHGSVHVNVHYPSPMPKNSVIHMEDYNKNNEHGPRLSFKRLTLSDSLDLAGNRIQSHLYSKLGPEAIELDLMCADKIYSTKETSSNGHLFCPVPLDGDTFCDHCNQPIWEFGWRPVCLKCAKCHMTCHWLCKTEVTVLCDEDAKTSHQVTEPNLFPPMIVSGNDLEQVDSSVSKLSTSPENDSTNYMSSEGTLVKSSQLDFHVNNHLTSECDIPLLDTVSSNELDGVNSSVDKTIDHLAFERVTLQSISPSSS, encoded by the exons ATGATTGGACCATATTTATTGGAAATGATGTTAGAGGTTAAAAAGGCATTTATTAGCTTTCTAAGGATGAACAATGATTCAAGTCCTTCTGATCCTTTACAAACAACATGTTCACATGGAAGTGTTCATGTAAACGTACATTATCCTAGTCCAATGCCTAAGAATAGTGTTATTCACATGGAAGACTACAACAAAAACAATGAACATGGTCCTCGCCTTAGTTTCAAGCGGTTAACCTTATCTGATTCGCTTGATCTAGCTGGAAATCGCATTCAGTCGCATTTGTATTCCAAGCTTGGTCCAGAGGCGATCGAACTTGACCTAATGTGTGCTGATAAAATTTACTCTACAAAAGAAACTTCAAGTAATGGTCATTTATTTTGTCCCGTCCCACTTGATGGTGATACCTTTTGTGATCATTGCAACCAACCTATTTGGGAATTTGGTTGGCGTCCAGTCTGTTTAAAGTGTGCAA AATGCCACATGACCTGTCACTGGCTGTGCAAAACTGAGGTTACAGTTTTGTGTGATGAAGACGCCAAGACCTCTCATCAAGTTACTGAACCAAATCTATTTCCCCCAATGATTGTTTCGGGGAACGATTTAGAACAA GTTGACAGCTCAGTCTCTAAGTTATCAACAAGTCCGGAAAATGATAGCACTAATTATATGTCGTCTGAAGGAACTTTAGTTAAGTCTTCCCAACTGGATTTCCATGTAAATAATCACCTAACTTCTGAATGTGATATACCATTACTTGATACTGTTTCTTCAAATGAATTAGATGGAGTGAATAGTTCTGTTGACAAAACGATTGATCATCTTGCGTTCGAAAGAGTTACTTTACAATCAATCTCTCCTAGTTCGAGTTAG